GGCGATTACTGAATTGGAAGCTGTACATGAGGCACAGCTATTAAATTATTTGAAGGCGTATCGACTGGAAGTCGGTTTATTAATCAACTTCGGTGAGAAAAGTTTAAACTACAGACGACTAATTCTCTCACAACGCAATCGGGATAGACGCAGTTGACGCTGCTTTTTGTATTAGAATCGCGATTCTGACAATAGAGAAATTCATTATCCTCACAAAAACACTCATCTCAAATCCTACCAATTGGAAACCTATTCAAAACCGTTGATAACCGACGCGAGTTGTGGTATACTTTCTTCAACTATTCGTAGGAAGAGGGGAATACCATGAACAACTATAGAGACATTATTACCATTGAACCCGGTAAACGCAGCGGGCAGCCATGTATTCGGGGAATGCGGATTACCGTTTACGATATCTTTGAATACCTCGCATCGGGTATGACAGTCGCGGAAGTGCTTCACGATTTTCCCGAGTTAACCGAGACAGACATTCGCGCCTGT
The window above is part of the Candidatus Poribacteria bacterium genome. Proteins encoded here:
- a CDS encoding DUF433 domain-containing protein, which produces MNNYRDIITIEPGKRSGQPCIRGMRITVYDIFEYLASGMTVAEVLHDFPELTETDIRACFAYAADKEKSQMVVYTSEKIRIVENSV